In Rhodothermales bacterium, the DNA window TCGATCCGGTCGTCGGCCGCCGCTTTGCGGAGGGCTTCGGTCACGTCGCGCAGCGTCAGCCCTTCCTGCCCGATGAGGGCCCCGACGGGGTCGAGCGGGGCGATCTCGGGGATGAATCCGCCGAGGTCGAGGTCGAGGACGGAGTCGCTCGCGACGGGCGGCGTGGCCTCGCCGCCGACGAGCGCGGCGGTGACGAGCAGGAACAGGAAGAAGAGCGCCGCGAGCGTGCCGAAGAACGCGGCAGTGAGGTACAGCAGAAAACGCTTCATGAACGGGGTGATAGCGAGAAGGAGGGCGGGAAGCTACGCGCGTCCGATATTGCCGGGGCGGCGAACGCGCGGTTCGCCGGTTTCTACCCGCTCCGTAGCGCCTCATGCCGAACGTCGAGATCCCGTACTGGCACCCGGTCATCGTGCACTTCCCGATTGCCCTGCTCATCTTTGGGGCGGGCATGGCGGCGGTGTACGCCGTCGTCGGGCGGGCGTTCTGGCGCGGCGTGACGCTCCTCGCGTTCGCGGCCGGCACGCTCGGCGCGTGGGCGGCCGTGTGGACGGGCGAGGCGATCTACGAGGGGGTCGAGGGAACGCCCATCGTGGAAGCCCTCGTGGAAACGCACGAGGAGTTCGGCGAGTGGGCGCTGTGGCTGGGCGTCGCGACGACACTCGTGCTCGTCGGCGTCACGGTGTGGGCGCGGCACACGAAGCGCGACGCGGCAGACCCGGTGGCGGTGCGGCTCATCGTGCTCGCGCTCGCGCTCGCGGCGGCGGGGCTCGTCGCGCGTGCAGGGCACCTCGGCGGGACGATGGTGTGGGGCGTCGCCGGTTGAGACGCCCTGCCAGCGGCCGGCGCTCCATAAAAAACACACT includes these proteins:
- a CDS encoding DUF2231 domain-containing protein: MPNVEIPYWHPVIVHFPIALLIFGAGMAAVYAVVGRAFWRGVTLLAFAAGTLGAWAAVWTGEAIYEGVEGTPIVEALVETHEEFGEWALWLGVATTLVLVGVTVWARHTKRDAADPVAVRLIVLALALAAAGLVARAGHLGGTMVWGVAG